Proteins from a genomic interval of Candidatus Nanopelagicales bacterium:
- a CDS encoding site-specific integrase: MRINVSKSVKKRAKRNRAGEVTGWVWRARYRHPESGKEFMRNFDLKKDAEAWLDQQTSDLVTGEWVDPQSSELTLRQFYLSWSQHQVWEHGTRLAMDLAVKSAPFADIPLRSVTASRSIQPWIKQMDTNGLAPGTVATRFANVRTVLRAACEERRIKRDPTIGVKLPPKRRKDAAMAIPTPTQVSAILECSHPRWRSFFAVAAFVGARLGEVAGLKVENVHFLAREIHLRRQVQRLSGGELEIRLPKCQSERVVPVPDALLEMLSDHVGEFTLGQPDSWLFPNDTLHRPVHQNTVGHQWRQACKRSNVVGYTLHSLRHFYASGLIAAGCDVVTVQRYLGHKTATVTLNTYSHLWPTSDDKARSAVAALIGSVELPAGYQRAT, from the coding sequence ATGAGGATAAACGTGTCCAAGAGCGTCAAGAAGCGGGCCAAGCGGAACCGGGCGGGGGAGGTGACGGGATGGGTATGGCGCGCACGCTATCGCCACCCTGAGTCGGGCAAGGAGTTCATGCGCAACTTCGACTTGAAGAAGGACGCCGAGGCGTGGCTGGATCAGCAGACATCGGATCTCGTCACCGGAGAGTGGGTCGATCCGCAGTCGTCCGAACTGACACTGAGACAGTTCTATCTGTCCTGGTCGCAGCATCAGGTCTGGGAGCATGGCACCCGCCTGGCGATGGACTTGGCGGTCAAGAGCGCACCGTTCGCAGACATACCGTTGCGCTCGGTAACTGCCAGCCGGTCAATACAGCCATGGATCAAGCAGATGGACACAAACGGTCTGGCTCCGGGAACCGTTGCCACCCGATTCGCCAACGTTCGAACAGTTCTTCGCGCGGCCTGCGAAGAACGCCGTATCAAGCGTGACCCCACCATCGGAGTGAAGTTGCCGCCCAAACGTCGAAAAGACGCGGCGATGGCTATCCCCACGCCAACTCAGGTCTCTGCAATCCTTGAGTGCTCGCACCCTCGGTGGCGATCTTTCTTCGCCGTGGCGGCATTCGTCGGTGCCCGGCTCGGCGAAGTAGCCGGACTCAAGGTAGAGAATGTCCACTTTCTCGCTCGCGAGATTCACCTCCGCCGCCAAGTGCAACGTCTCAGCGGGGGCGAGTTAGAGATCCGACTCCCCAAGTGTCAATCAGAACGAGTCGTGCCGGTTCCCGACGCACTGTTGGAGATGCTCTCCGACCACGTCGGTGAGTTCACTCTCGGCCAGCCGGACTCGTGGCTCTTCCCCAACGACACTCTTCACCGCCCGGTGCACCAAAACACCGTCGGCCACCAGTGGCGACAGGCGTGCAAACGATCCAACGTGGTCGGATACACACTGCACAGCCTGAGGCACTTCTATGCCTCTGGACTCATCGCCGCAGGTTGTGACGTGGTGACGGTACAGCGGTATCTGGGCCACAAAACCGCCACCGTAACGCTCAACACCTACAGCCATCTTTGGCCCACGTCG
- a CDS encoding helix-turn-helix domain-containing protein yields the protein MRELDTTEAASAYIGAAVGTLRYWRHRGLGPPSFKVGRRVLYRRDDLDKWLDAQYAATVQGEFLETPPIA from the coding sequence ATGCGTGAACTCGACACCACTGAAGCCGCCTCCGCCTACATCGGCGCAGCCGTCGGAACACTCCGATACTGGAGGCACCGGGGCCTTGGCCCACCGTCCTTCAAGGTCGGACGCCGAGTCCTCTACCGGCGCGATGACCTGGACAAGTGGCTCGACGCGCAATACGCAGCGACCGTTCAAGGTGAGTTTCTTGAGACCCCCCCGATTGCATGA
- a CDS encoding putative transposase, with protein MTDQPPLPMAPESPCVDIGPAAALVEDADGGRVFLHGQVCFAWDAGDVTLRRLAAVQLVRIRAARVMDVAAAFGVDTATLRRWGYRLVDAGAAGLVPARLGPKGPSRLLPDVVAEIRSRRAAGASLRAIAAATGVSTGSVRNALTDTDTDTDTDDGGSSDVVGGAALLPVLPDPVDRSGERAAARWGLIEAAPPVFAPAARVPLAGLLLGLPGVQASGLLSCARAVFGGLPAGFYGLDTMLVEGVLRALAGQPRAEGATRIDPVAFGRILGLDRAPEVKTIRRKLGHLAATGKVEGLVAAMAAHHAQSRPDAAAVLYVDGHVRAYSGTRKIAKTHLARLRFPAPATVETWVSDADGDPVFVVMADPGASLAGELRRLLPQLRTIVGDDRRVLVGFDRGGWSPTLFADMIAVGFDILTWRKAPADNVDPALFTDVAYVDAHGRSHTWTLADTTITWPIADGPRAGQTLRLRQVTRTRADGHQAHILTSRTDLTPGEVVFRMGSRWRQENYFRYARIHFDLDSHDSYTTTGDDPERMVPNPAKKPAHAAVVAARARADRAKARADANLLALHTPAPGQTEVMVTNIDHDAATADWFAAEDELGRTTRRSPGHPHPAAAGTGPPRAAGAGHPNQTAHPRHPHGRVQHHHRVGAGRGHRHRLLPRPRRSPHLHPPRSALQRRPRPRPPHSDGAPGPDAHTPRHSRPGRTVRPAHRHRHLLPRHQPATALPGQTPPLTAQQLLHQVRSPGAPGVVRLGPMGLLPPHLLIAVLTVVLHELPELALTFDQGDGHWEEGWTHQIPIQRLDLAAQFVLPSTIAPFVRDQLSARTGRGRPTTHQYQKGDGWTLEHTTTTAGKDMVYDKSAESRLDTPGVYRFETRLRKPRLVKHDLRALADVNEAAAQRALRARWEATRWGEPLMAPAPLGNVLANVAKPDRTPVLGYLYAASIGDFTAFPDREKRRLRSLAESAGLKEGVPPIYALGESIRIDLASGRTEPAEGKADLPQRGTKGEGGDSPPHLGETELSTSTAS; from the coding sequence ATGACCGATCAACCGCCGCTGCCGATGGCCCCGGAATCGCCGTGCGTGGACATCGGCCCAGCCGCGGCATTGGTCGAGGACGCCGACGGGGGACGGGTGTTCCTGCATGGCCAGGTGTGCTTCGCGTGGGACGCCGGCGATGTGACGCTGCGCCGGTTGGCGGCGGTGCAGTTGGTCCGGATTCGGGCGGCGCGGGTGATGGATGTGGCTGCGGCGTTCGGGGTCGATACCGCGACTTTGCGGCGGTGGGGGTACCGGTTGGTCGATGCGGGGGCGGCGGGCCTGGTGCCGGCTCGCTTGGGCCCGAAGGGGCCGTCGCGACTGCTGCCCGACGTGGTCGCCGAGATCCGGTCCCGTCGTGCGGCAGGGGCCAGTCTGCGGGCCATCGCCGCCGCGACCGGGGTGTCCACCGGCAGCGTGCGCAACGCCCTGACCGACACCGACACCGACACCGACACCGATGATGGTGGGTCATCGGATGTGGTTGGTGGGGCGGCGTTGTTGCCGGTGCTGCCGGACCCGGTGGACCGGTCGGGGGAGCGGGCGGCGGCCCGTTGGGGTTTGATCGAGGCGGCGCCGCCGGTGTTTGCTCCGGCCGCCCGGGTGCCGTTGGCCGGTCTGCTGCTGGGCCTGCCCGGTGTGCAGGCGTCCGGGCTGTTGTCGTGCGCGCGGGCGGTGTTCGGGGGGTTGCCGGCGGGGTTCTACGGCCTGGACACGATGCTGGTCGAAGGGGTGCTGCGCGCGTTGGCCGGCCAGCCGAGGGCGGAAGGCGCCACGAGGATCGACCCGGTCGCGTTCGGCCGCATCCTGGGGTTGGACCGGGCCCCGGAGGTCAAGACCATCCGCCGCAAACTCGGGCACTTGGCCGCCACCGGGAAGGTCGAGGGTCTGGTCGCGGCGATGGCCGCCCACCACGCCCAGTCACGTCCAGACGCTGCGGCTGTGTTGTATGTCGACGGTCATGTCCGCGCCTATAGCGGCACCCGGAAGATCGCCAAGACCCACCTGGCCCGGTTGCGGTTCCCCGCCCCGGCCACGGTGGAGACGTGGGTGTCCGACGCCGACGGCGACCCGGTGTTCGTCGTCATGGCCGACCCGGGGGCGTCCCTGGCCGGGGAACTGCGTCGCCTGCTGCCCCAACTGCGCACGATCGTGGGTGATGACCGGCGGGTGCTGGTCGGGTTCGACCGTGGCGGCTGGTCGCCCACCCTGTTCGCCGACATGATCGCGGTCGGGTTCGACATCTTGACCTGGCGTAAAGCCCCCGCCGACAACGTCGACCCTGCCCTGTTCACCGACGTGGCATACGTGGACGCCCACGGCCGGTCCCACACCTGGACTCTGGCGGACACGACCATCACCTGGCCCATCGCCGATGGGCCGCGGGCCGGGCAGACCCTGCGACTGCGGCAGGTCACCCGCACACGCGCCGATGGCCATCAGGCACACATCCTGACTAGCCGCACCGACCTCACCCCCGGTGAGGTGGTGTTCCGGATGGGGTCGCGGTGGCGGCAGGAGAACTACTTCCGCTACGCCCGCATCCACTTCGACCTCGACTCCCACGACTCCTACACCACCACCGGCGACGACCCAGAACGGATGGTGCCCAACCCGGCCAAGAAGCCCGCTCACGCCGCCGTGGTGGCCGCCCGCGCCAGGGCGGATCGGGCCAAGGCCCGCGCGGACGCCAACCTGCTCGCACTACACACCCCCGCACCAGGTCAGACCGAGGTGATGGTCACCAACATCGACCACGACGCAGCCACCGCCGACTGGTTCGCCGCCGAGGACGAACTCGGCCGAACTACACGACGCTCACCGGGCCATCCCCACCCGGCTGCCGCTGGGACAGGTCCACCCCGGGCAGCAGGTGCTGGACACCCAAACCAAACTGCTCACCCACGCCATCCGCATGGCCGCGTTCAACACCATCACCGCGTTGGCGCGGGCCGTGGTCACCGACACCGGCTACTCCCGCGCCCGCGACGAAGCCCACACCTTCATCCGCCACGCTCTGCTCTCCAGCGGCGACCTCGACCCCGGCCCCCGCACTCTGACGGTGCGCCTGGACCCGATGCCCACACCCCGCGCCACAGCCGCCCTGGCCGAACTGTGCGACCAGCTCACCGCCACCGGCACCTACTACCCCGGCACCAACCTGCAACTGCGCTACCAGGTCAAACCCCACCGCTGACCGCGCAACAACTTCTGCACCAGGTCAGGAGCCCTGGGGCACCCGGCGTCGTGCGGCTCGGGCCCATGGGCCTCCTCCCGCCGCATCTGCTGATAGCCGTCCTAACGGTGGTACTGCATGAGTTACCTGAGTTGGCTCTCACGTTCGATCAAGGCGACGGCCATTGGGAGGAAGGCTGGACTCATCAGATTCCGATTCAGCGCTTGGACCTCGCCGCGCAGTTTGTGTTGCCATCAACTATCGCACCCTTCGTCCGCGATCAACTCAGCGCACGCACGGGGCGGGGTCGCCCCACCACCCACCAGTACCAAAAAGGAGATGGCTGGACACTCGAGCACACGACCACAACCGCGGGCAAGGACATGGTCTACGACAAGTCAGCCGAAAGCAGGCTCGATACTCCTGGTGTATACCGCTTCGAGACGCGACTGAGGAAGCCACGTCTCGTCAAGCACGACCTCAGGGCGCTCGCCGATGTGAACGAAGCAGCCGCCCAACGGGCTCTTCGCGCCCGGTGGGAAGCGACCCGCTGGGGTGAGCCCCTGATGGCTCCCGCGCCTCTTGGGAACGTGCTAGCCAACGTCGCCAAGCCGGACCGAACGCCGGTACTGGGATACCTCTACGCAGCCAGTATTGGAGACTTCACCGCCTTTCCCGACCGTGAAAAGCGAAGACTTCGATCCTTAGCCGAGAGTGCCGGACTGAAGGAGGGAGTACCACCCATCTACGCCTTGGGAGAGTCCATCCGGATCGATCTCGCTTCGGGCCGCACTGAGCCTGCTGAGGGGAAAGCAGACCTCCCCCAGCGGGGAACGAAAGGCGAAGGTGGCGATTCGCCCCCGCACCTGGGTGAGACTGAGTTATCGACCTCGACAGCCTCGTGA